The nucleotide sequence TTCATCCGGCGGCGGGCGCGATGTACCCGGCGGGCTTCAGCACCCGGGTGGAGATCAGCGGCGTCAGCGAACCGCTCGACGGCGCAGCGCGGCCCGGGCACTTTACCGGGGTGGCGACGGTGGTCCTCAAGCTGCTGAACATCGTGCAGCCCACGCGGGCCTATTTCGGGGAAAAGGACTGGCAGCAACTCGCGGTGGTGCGCCGACTGGTCAGCGACCTCGACCTGAACACCGAGATCGTGGGGGTGCCGACGGTGCGGGCAAGCGCAGACACGCCGCACGCGGGTCTGGCGCTGAGCAGCCGCAACACTTACCTCTCGCCCGAGCAGCAGCGGCGGGCCACGGTGCTTTCCCGCGCTCTGCGGGCGGTGCAGACTGCCTACGCGGGCGGCGAGCGCGACACCGGGCGGCTGCGGCAGGCCGGGCTGGACGTGCTGGGCAGCGAACCGGAACTCGCCCTCGACTACCTCGCGGTGGTGGGGCCGGACCTGCGTGACGTGCCCCGGCTGACCGACGACCCCCTGAACCGGGTGCTGGTCGCCGGACGCCTGTTCGGCGTGCGCCTGATCGACAACATGCCACTCGGCGTGGCCCCGACTGTTGCGGCTGCGTCTGCTGCGGCCCCGTCCCCGTCTGCCCCGACTCCGGCGTGACGGGCGCCGTCATGACCCTGGAACAGCTGCTGCGCGAGCTGGTGGGCCGCCGCGCTTCCGACATTCACCTGCAAGCCGGAAGCCCACCGCTGGGCCGGGTGGACGGGCGCCTGCTGCCCTTCGGCACCCACCCGCTGACCCCCGAGCACACCCGCGCCCTGGCCCAGGCGGTGCTGACCCCGGCGCAGCTCGAGGAATTCGAGTACCAGCAGGAACTCGACGTGGCGTACAGCGTGCCGGGCCTGGGCCGCTTTCGCTGCAACGTCTTTTTGCAGCGCGGCGCGGTGGGGCTGGTGCTGCGGGTGGTGGGCGACACCATTCCCAGTTTCGAGGCGCTGGGCCTGCCGCGCGAGGTCATGGAGCAGCTCGCCGGTCTGCCACGCGGCCTGGTGCTGATTACCGGGCCGACCGGCAGCGGCAAGAGCACCTCGGTCGCCAGCCTCATCGATTACCTCAACCGGCACTTCGCCTATCACATTCTGACCATCGAGGACCCCATCGAGATTTTGCACCGCAATGGCCGCAGCCTGGTGGTGCAGCGTGAGGTGGGGCAGGACACGCACAGCTTCGCCTCCGCCCTGCGGCACGCGCTGCGCCAGGACCCCGACGTGATCGTGATCGGGGAAATCCGCGACCGCGAGACGGTGGAGGCCGCGCTGCTGGCCGCGCAGACCGGGCACCTCGTCATCAGCACGCTGCACACCCAGGACGCCGTGCGGACCGTGGGCCGCATCGCCGAGTTCTTCGCGCCGCACGAACGCGATCAGGTGCGGCTGCAACTCGCCGAGTGTCTGGGCGGCATCGTGAGTCAGCGCCTGCTTCCCCGCGCCGACGGGGTGGGCCGGGTGCTCGCGACCGAGGTGCTGATCAGCACGCCGCTGGTGCAGGAGTACGTCAAGGACGAGGAGCGCACGCCGCTGCTCAAGGACGTGCTGCTCGAGGACAACATCCGGGGGATGCACACCTTCGACGAACATCTGGCGATGCTCTACCGCGCTGGGCTGATCGGCCTCGACGCCGCGCTTGCCGCCGCCACCAGCCCGCACGAGCTGCGGCTGCGGCTGACCCAGAGCGGGCGGCTGTAGGCCGGGCAGGGCGGTCACGCCGTCTGGCGGGCGCTGCCCTATACTGTTTCGGTTATGACCAGGGAACCCGTTCGCATGACCCGCCAGGGCAAGGAAAGGCTCGAAGAGCAATTGCAGTACCTCAAGACCACCCGCCGCGAGCAGATCAGCGAGTACATGGGCAAGGCCATCGAAGACGGCGACCTGCGCGAAAGTGCGGCCTACGACGAGGCCCGGATGCAGCAGAGCGAGAACGAGGCCAAAATCGCCGAAATCGAGGCGCAGCTCGAACGCGCCCAGATCATGAACGAGGACGAGATCGACACCAGCGCCGTCGGCGTGGGCGCCCGCGTGGTGGTCGAGGACGCCCAGGGCAAGCAGCGCACCCTGGAAATCGTCGGCAGCTTCGAGGTGGACGTGCTCAAGGGCAAAATCAGCGACGCCAGCCCGATGGGACAGGCCCTGCTGGGCAAGCGCAAGGGCGAAAGCGCCGTGTGGCCCGGGCCGAAGGGCGACGTGAGCCTCAAGGTCATCAGCGTCGAGTACCCCTAATATGCATTCCGATTGAATCTGGTAGTTTCAGATTCAATCCGACTTGCAAAGCTGCGCAGCAGAGCGGATGCGAGTAGGAAAAAATACGGATTCCGCGATATGGATGCACAGGCGGCGCTTTCCTGACTGTGCAGGAATTAAGCAGAATCCGTATGAGCCTTCGCCTGTCCGTCACGGCCCCCCTTCCCGCCGGGAGGGGGGGTTTTCAATCGTTTTCCGGTGGGTCCTGCGAACGGATGAGCCAGGCCCCTCCCCCACCTTCTCCCCTTTCCCCTCAACTCATGTCACCATGCGGGCATGACCCAGAATGATATGGACGACATGCGCCTCGACGAGATGGAGTTCGAGAACCTGACCATCGACCAGCACGGCCCGATTGCGGTGCTGACCGTCAACCGTCCGGGGGCGCTCAACGCCCTGAACGGCACCACCCTCAGCGAACTGGCGATGGCCGCCGAGATGATCGCCAACGACCCCGAGGTGGGCGCCCTGATTCTGACCGGCGCGGGCGACAAGGCGTTCGTGGCGGGGGCCGACATCAGCGAGCTGGCGGGGCTGGAAGGACCGTTTGCCGGGCGCGACATGTCGCTGCTGGGGCAAGACGCCATGACGCAGATCAGCAACCTGCCGATTCCGGTGATCGCGGCGATAGGCGGCTACGCGCTCGGCGGCGGGCTGGAGCTGGCGCTGTGCTGCGACATTCGCATCGCCTCGCCGCGTGCCCGGATGGGGCTGCCTGAAGTGACGCTGGGGCTGCTGCCCGGTTTTGCCGGAACCCAGCGCCTGCCGCGCCTGATCGGGGCAGGCCGCGCCCTGGACCTGATGCTCACCGCCCGGCAGATCGGCGCCGAGGAAGCCCTGAGCATGGGTCTGGTCAACTATGTCGCCGACGACCCGCTGCAAAAGGCCCGCGAAGTGGCCGAGCAGATCATCAAAAACGGCCCGCTCGCCATCTCGCTGGTCAAGGAAGCAGTAAGGCGGGGCCTCGCCACCGACCTCGAAGCGGGCATGGAAATCGAGGCCGACCTGTTCGGCATGGCCTTCGCCACCAGCGACTTCAAGGAAGGCACGCGGGCCTTTCTGGAAAAGCGCAAACCCGAGTTCAGGGGCGAGTAAGAGGGGTTCAAAGAATAGATTTCCCACAGCTCCGCTCACACCCGTAGCAGCGGATAAGAAAAGGGCGCAGAAGCTTCGGCCTCTGCGCCTTATTTCCTGCCGCCCTTATACGGTTTTAATCCGATTCCCGAACATCCGGAAAGGCGCCGGATGCCCGTCCATCTCCTTAAAATCGTATTTTTTCCATGCGCTCCGCGCAAAATTGCGCCCGGACATGTCCGGGACTCCATTTGAAACCGTATTACAGCATCGGGAGCGCCCCGCTCACCGCCGCCGCTTCGGGGTTGAAGCGCGGCTGTTCGGGCAGGGGTTGACCGTCGGGGCCGAGGATGTGCCCGTACATCATGTGCGGCGTGGCGTGGTCGATGCGGACCGAATAGATGCCCGCGCCGTCCGCGCCGATGGCTTTGGGGACGACGGTGGGGTGGTTGCCCCGGGTGTGACCCTCCAGAAACCCCGAGTCGTGGGCGTCGCCGCGCAGCAGCACCTGCTGGACGGTGCCGACCTTCTGCGCGTTCTTGCGGGCGGACCAGTCCTTTTGCCGGGCGATCAGACGCTGGAGCCGCTCGGTCTTGAGTTCGCGCGGCAGATCCTGAAAGTGCTTGTAGCTCGGCGTACCGGGACGCGGCGAGTAGATGAACATGTAGGCCGAGTCATAGCCCACCTCGTCGTAGAGCGAGAGGGTGTCCTGAAAGTCTTCCTCGGTTTCGCCGGGAAAGCCCACGATGATGTCGGTGGCGAGCACCACGTCAGGGATGTGCTTTTTGATCTGCGCGATGTGGGTGAGGTACTTCTCGCGGTTGTACTCGCGGGCCATGCGCCGCAGCACCCGGTCCGAGCCGCTCTGCACCGGCAGGTGCACGAACTCGCAGATGGCGGGCGTCTCGCCGATGGCCGCCGCCACGTCCTCGGTGAAGTTCATGGGATGGCTGGTGGTGAATTTGACGCGCTCGATGCCGCTGGCGCCCACCATGCGCAGCAGGTCGGCGAAGCTCGGGTAGCCCTTCAGCCTGGCACCCTGGTCCACCCCGTAGGCGTTGACGTTCTGACCGAGCAGGGTGACTTCGCGCACCCCCGCCGCGAGCTGCATGTCGAGTTCGCGCAGGATGTCGTCGGGGTGACGGCTGACCTGCGGCCCGCGCGTGGTCGGCACGATGCAGTAGGTGCAGTGGTGGTCGCAGCCGCGCATGATGGTGAGGTGCGCCTGCAACTTGCCGCTGGGCGGGGGCGGAATGTGGTCGTGCAGTTCGTCCTTGAATTGCAGGCCCCAGAAGCGTTCGTTGCTCTCCAGAGCTTGACCAATATCGAGCAGGCTGCCGGGGCCGAGCAGCACGTCCACCTCGAACTTGCGGGCGATCTGCTGGCCCTCTTCGAGCTGCGCGAGGCAGCCCATCATGCCCACCACGAGGGAACGCTGGGCCTTTTGCTTGCGCAGGTCGCCGAGCAGCGAGCGGACCTTGTCCACCGGCTTGCCGCGCACCGCGCAGGTGTTGACCAGAATGAAGTCGGCCTCGTCGGGCGACTCCACGATGTCGGCGCCGAGAGAAACGAGTTGGGACTGCACGAGGTGCGTGTCGTACTCGTTCATCTGACAGCCGTAGGTGATGAGGTGTGCCTTCATGACTTCTCCTCGGGCCTGACGGAGGGATTCCGGGGCCGCGTGCCTGGGCCGCCGGGAGGGGGCGGGGGCGACTTGGGAGGATAGCGTGTTTCAGCCTTCCCCCGGCGAAGCAAACGAGAAACGCCGCTCCCTGCCCTTTCCCCTCCCCCCTCGCCTCTGCCCCCTACCCCCCCAACACCCGCGCCACACGGGGGGCCAGGGCCGCGTCGAAGCGGGCCAGCACCGGGCCGATGATGGCGGTGAGCAGCACGTAGACGGCGGCGAGCGGCCCCAGCACCGGAGCGAGACCCAGGCCCAGGCCCGCAATCAGGATGCTGAATTCGCCCCGGGGGATCAGGGTGGTGCCCGCGCGAAAGCGGCCCCGGCTCTGGACCCCGGCCTGCGCGGCGCCGTGCCAGCCGACCAGAAATTTGGTCACGGCAGTCACGAGGGCCAGCAGCGCGGCAGGCAGCAGCACGTCCGGCACCGCCGCCAGGTCGAGTTGCAGGCCGAAAAAGAGGAAAAACACGGCGGCGAACAGGTCGCGCAGCGGCTCGATCTGCGCCCGCGCCCGGTGCGCGACCTCGCCCGAGAGCGCGATGCCGACGAGGAAGGCGCCGATGGCCGCGCTGACCTTGAGCAGGTCGGCGGCGCCCGCCACCACCAGCACCAGCCCCAGCACGCCGAGCAGCAGCGTTTCGTCGCTGGGCACGTTGAGCACGCGGCTCAGCACGTGGCCGTAACGCATGGCGAGAAAAAAGGTCACCCCGAACGCCGTCAGCGCCAGCGCGAGGTTGACCCCCACCGTGAGCAGGCTGCCGCCGATGAGCAGCGCCGCCACGACGGGCAGGTAAAACGCCATCACCACGTCCTCGATGACGCACACGGCGAGAATGGTCGGCGTTTCACGGTTGCCCAGGCGACCCAGGTCCGAGAGGATTTTGGAGGCGATGCCGCTGGAGGTGAGGTAGGTGATGCCCCCGAGCAGCACCCAGGCGAGCGGCGGCAGACCGAGCAGCGCCCCGGCCACCACCCCCGGCGTGAAGTTGAGCGCGAGGTCGAGCAGCCCGATGCGGCGGTTGGCCCGCAGGTTGGTGCGCAGTTCGTCGCTGGTGTATTCCAGCCCCAGGATAAACAGCAGCAGAATGGCGCCGATTTCCGCCCCGGTGTGGATGAACTTCTCGGCGGTGTCGTCGAGGTGCATGACGGTGCCCAGGCCGATGCCCGCCATCAGGTACAGCGGAATCGGGGTGATGCCCAGCCGCCCGGCGGCGCGGCCCACCAGCGCCAGCGCGAGGATGACCGTGCCGAGTTCCAGAAACAGGCGGCCTAGCATGTTCCGGACCGCCGCCTCTGCTCAGGACGGGTCAATGCTCCGCTCCGCTGCTCAGGAGCCGGGCGGCGCGGCGCACCCCGCCTGCCGTGCCGACCACCACCACCGTGTCGCCCGCTTCCAGCACGAACTCCGGCCCCGGCGCGGGCACCGCCTGCCCGGCGCGCATCACCGCGACCACGCTGGTGCCGGTGCGGGTGCGCATCTGCGAGTCGCCCAGCGCGCGCCCAGCAAAGGGGCTGCCCCGCTCCAGCGGCAGCCAGTCCATCGCCAGCCCCTCGATGTCCTGCATGGTCTGTCCCACCCGGCGCGACACGGTGCTGCCACCGAGCAGGTCGGCCACCACCTCGGCCTCGCCCTCGTCGAGCGTGATGCTCTGGGCGCAGGCGTCGGGGTCCTCACGCAGCGAGACGAACATCTCGCGCCGCCCGTCGCGGTGAACGATGACGCCCACGCGCTTGCCGAAGCGTCCGTCGAAGTCGTAGCGCATCCCCACGCCGGGCAGGGACGTTTCTTCCAGTCTGACCATGAGACCAGCATAGCCGCAAGGTCAGCGGGGGTCAGGCGGTCAGGCAGAGGGCTTTTCGCGCACCGTCAGCGGAAAGACCCCGGTAAACAGGCGCGGCCAGGCGAGGCGGGCGGGCTGCACACTGAATTCGAGCGGCAGATGGGCAAAGTGGGTGTCCCAGAGATTCTGCACGCGGGGACCCATCCTGTCCCGAAGCTCCTGCTCGGCCTGCGGGTACTGTTCGCCCAGGTCGAAGGGACTGGGACGGTCCAGCGCCGAGCGCACTTCGGCCCGGACGAACGCCTGATACAGCGCGTCGTCCACCAGCCGCGAAAAGAGCGCCCCGGCGTGTTCGGCGCGGTCCGTCACCAGCGGACTCAGGGCACCGAAGGCGACCGCGCTGCCCAGCGTGTTGCCCGCCGTGTTCCACGCGCTGTAGCCTGCCAGCCCCGCCAGCGGAAACCCGCGCAGCAGCCCCCACAGCCGCCGCTCGGCCCCGTTGGGGTAGGCGATGTCCGCCAGCGACACGGCCCGCCCCGCCGCGAGGTCCCGCCGCAGCGCGTCCACGAAGGCCGGCAGGTGGCGGTGCGGTGTGTCCACCGTCGCCAGGTCGGGCTGCACGTTCGCCTGCCGCCGCCCCGGCGTGTTGACCGCCAGGATGAAGTCGGCCTCCTGCATGCTGTCGGCGGGCACGCACCCGGCGGCCCGCAGGTGCGCGGCGACGAGTTCCCCGGCGGGACGGTCCTCGTAGATCAGCCCTGCCCCCGCGCCCAGCGTGCCGGAGTAGCGCACCCAGGCGCGGGCGGACGGCAGGCCCTCACGTAGCGCCCGCGTGAGCAGCGCACACGGCACCTCGTCGGCGCCGGGGTAGGTGTCGAAGCGGTCCCAGACACCGAGTTCGTCCGCCCGCGCTTCCAGCATCCGGCGGTCGTAGGCGGCCAGCCCGTACTCGGAGGTGTCGTCCAGCGTGACGCACAGGTGCCGCAACACCCCCTCGGCCAGCAGGTCGAGCGCCGCGAGGTGCAGGGCGCGGTTGCGTTCGCGGGTGCCCAGCCAGTCGGCCAGGATGTCTGCGGGCACGGCGGCGCGGGCGGCGTCCAGGCCAGCGCGTTCGCCCTCGCCGTGCCGGGCATGGCGGTCGAAGGCGGTGCTGTAGGCCCGCAGCTCGCGCCCCCAGTCGCCGTAGTAGGGTTTTTCCTCGTGCGGGTCGTTGTCGTGCGCCACCCGCACCACCACCCCGAAGGCGTAGATGCGCAGCTTCGGGTGCCTGCCCTTCAGCTCGCGCAGCACCTCCAGGCGGCGCAGCGCCGTGTCCAGCGGGTCGGCCACCCGCCGCGCCGGAATCATGCCGCCCAGACACAGGGTTTCCAGGCACACGACCAGGGCGTCGGCCTGTCCCCCCTCGGCCCGCAGCCAGTCGGCGAGCGCGTCCGTGTCGCCGGGGGTGAAAAAGTGCGGCAGCGCCCCGGCGGGCGGCACCCGCATGTCGGCCCCGGTCATGCGGCCCAGCGACACCGGCAGGTCGAGGGTGGGCGGGCGGGTGTCGGGCGGCACGAGCAGAAGGCGGGGCATACGCCCCAAGCTACCGGAAGCGCGTTTCCCGGCCTGCACGCTGCTAGACCTCCCCGCGCCCTTTCCCCTGGCCCCGCGCTAGCCTCCCCGGATGAGAGGCAGCGAGGCGGCGCAGGCAACGGAGCAGACAGGACCGGTGGTGGCTTTTCAGGGCAACCCCGGCAGCTACGGCGAAATTGCGGCGCTGAACGCTCTGCCGCAGGTGCGCGGAACACGGGGCTACCCCACCTTTCACGAAACCGTGCGGGCCGTCGAAACGGGAGAAGCGGATTTCGGCGTGCTGCCGGTGGAAAACAGTCTGATGGGCGCGATTCACCAGTCCATCGACCTGCTGACCGAAACCGAGCTGCACGTGACCGGCGAGGTCGTGGTGCGCGTGACCCACTGCCTGATGGCGCTGCCGGGGGTCGAACTCGGGGATATCCGCAAGGTCGGCAGTCAGCAACCGGCGCTCGACCAGTGCACCCACCTGATTCGCAAGCACGGCTGGCAGCCGCTCGCCAAACACGACACGGCGGGCAGCGCCAAGGACCTCGCCGAGCGCGGCGCCCGCGACGAAGCCGCCATCGCCAGCCGCCGCGCCGCCGAACTCTACGGCCTGAACATCCTGCAAACCGAGGTGGAGGACGAGCCGTTCAACTTCACCCGCTTCATGGTCCTTTCGCGCCGTGCCCCTGCCGAGGCCGCGCCGGACGTGCCGCACAAAACCAGCCTCGTGTTCGCGGTGCGCCACACCCCCGGTTTTCTGGTCGAGACGCTGAACGAACTGCGCGGCCTCAACCTCTCGCGCATCGAGAGCCGCCCCCGCCGTGACCGCGCCTGGAGCTACCTGATGTACGTGGACATCGAGGGCCGCGCCAGTGACCCGCAGGTCGCCCAGGCCCTCGCCGGGGTGCTGCTCAAGGCGAGCTACGCCAAGATTATCGGCAGTTACCCGGCGGCGCAGGGAACGGTGGAGTGAGGGGGGCGGAGGGCAAAGAGTAGAGAGCAGAGGGCCAAACAAAAAGAGGGAGGCAGGCACACCCAGCCCGCCCCCCGCTTTTTGCCATCTGCCATCGGCCATCAGCCCTCTACAGCTCGACGGTCTCGTTCTTGCCCAGTTCGCCCGCTTCGGCCTTCTGGCCGGGAATCAGGTTCTTGGCGAGGGCGAACAGGGTGCGGACCTTGCCGCCGCTTTCCCAGTATTCGGCGCCGCGGGCGTCAATCTTGATGAGCTGCACGTTGGGGTCTTCCTTGCCGCCCTCGAAGTACATGTCGTACATGTCGCTCCACAGTTCGTCGAGCTTGGCGCGGTCCTCGACCAGTTCGGCGGTGCCGTGAACGCTCACGTAGTTGTTGCTGCCGGTGTCGGCGTAGCTCACGTTGACCTGGGGCCGCGCCCGCATGTCGTGCACCGCCTCGCTGTCCTTGGCCCCGATGAACCACAGGTCGCCGTCGAACTCGGTCTGCTGCGTGGTCATCGGGCGGGCGTGCAGGTGGCCTTCGTCGGTGGTGGTCACCAGCATGGCGAACTTGATGTCCTTGATCAGTCCGGCGACGGTCCCAACGGCCTGCTCACGGGACGGCTGCTCACGGTTCATGGTCTGGTCACTCATGCCCCGAGCATCGGCAGAGGGTGCCGGGGGGTCTGAGGGCCTGATTACCGTTTTAAGGTTTGCGTCAGGATGGATGAGAGGCAGCGGCTCTGTGTCGCCTTTGCCGAGAGTAGGTCCGTATTGGCTGCCAAGGAGCCATATTTTCCTTGCCATGAGCTATGGGCCATAAGCTCTGAACAGCCTCTTCATGGCCCATCGCCCATGGCTCACAGCTCAGCCCCAGTCGGTACAGGAGACCTGATACCAACTTTGCACGTTCTCATACGGATTCCGCTTAATTCCTGCACAGTCGGGAAAGCGCCGCCTGTGCATCCATATCGCGGAATCCGTATTTTTTCCTACTCGCATCCGCTCGGATTGAATCTGAAACTACCAGATTCAATCGGAATCCGTATCAGTAAGGTGAGAGCATGAAACCTGCCCTCTTCCTGCTGCCCTGCCTGCTCGCGTCGTGCACCCTGACCGGGGGGCCGGTCAAATCGGTGCCGTCCTCGGGCACCCTGCCGTTTTCCGAAGCCGTTCAGGTGGGGCAAACCCTCTACCTGTCGGGCCAGCTTGGACTGGACGCACAGGGCCAGCTCGTGCCGGGCGGCGTCCGCGCCGAAACCCTCCAGGCCCTGAGCAACATCGAGGCGACGCTGACCCGGCAGGGCTACCGCCGCGAGCACCTCGTCAAATGCATGGTCATGCTCCGCGACATGAAAGATTTCGCCGCCATGAACGAGGTCTACGGGTCGTGGATGCGCCGCCCGTACCCGGTGCGCTCCACCTTCGGGGGCGCAGACCTCGCCCTGAACGCCAACGTCGAAATCGAGTGCGTGGCCGCCCGCTGACCCCTGCCTACTGAACCCAGCCCACTGAACCCTGCCCGCTCCTGCTGCGGAGGGTTGGAAGCCGGGAAGTTGCTGTGTCGGCTACACTGAAGGATGTGACCGCAGGCCCCCCCGACCCCAACCCGACCGCACGCATCCGCAACTTTTCCATCATCGCGCATGTGGACCACGGCAAGTCCACGCTGGCCGACCGCATTCTCGAAAAACTCGGCGCGATGGGCGAGCGTGACAAGCGCGACCAGACGCTCGACACGCTGGAACTGGAGCGCGAGCGTGGCATCACCATCAAGTCCACGCCCATCCGGTTGAATTATGTTCGGGACAATGGCGAATCGTACGTCTTCAACCTGATCGATACTCCCGGCCACGTGGACTTCAACTACGAGGTCTCGCGTTCGCTGGCCGCCTGCGAGGGCGTGCTGCTGCTCGTGGACGCCTCGCAGGGGGTGGAAGCGCAGACCATCGTCAACGCCTACCTCGCCATCGACAACAACCTCGAAATCATCCCGGTCATCAACAAAATCGACCTGCCCGCCGCCGACCCCGAGAGCGCTGCCCGAGAGCTGGAGGAAGTCATCGGCATTCCCGCCGAGGGCGCGGTGCGGGCGTCCGGCAAATCGGGCATCGGTATTCCCGAGATTCTGGAAGCGGTGGTCGAGCGCATTCCCCCGCCCCCCGGCGACCCCGCTGCACCTCTCAAGGCGCTGATTTTCGACTCGTTTTTCGACGCTTACCAGGGCGTGATTCTGTTCGTGCGGGTGCTCGAGGGCACCATGAAGGCCAAAGACGGCGTGCGGCTGATGAACGCGGGCAAGAACTTCGAGGTGGACAAGGTCGGCACCTTCAGCCCCGGCTTGGTCGTGGGGGAGGAACTCTCGGCGGGCATGGTGGGCTGGGTGGCCGCCGGCATCAAGGACATTCAAGACGCGCAGGTGGGCGACACCCTCACCGGACGCGACCGGCAGACCGACGAAGCCTTTCCCGGCTTCAAGCCCGCGCAGCCGGTGGTGTTTTCGGGCCTGTACCCCACCGACACCGAGGACTACCGCAAGCTGCGCGACGCGCTGGAAAAGCTCAAGCTCAACGACGCCGCCTTTTCCTTCGAGCCGGAAACCTCCGAGGCGCTGGGCTTCGGCTTCCGCTGCGGCTTTCTGGGGCTGCTGCACGCCGAAATCATTCAGGAGCGTTTGGAGCGCGAGTACGACCTCGACCTGATCGCCACTGCGCCCGCCGTCGTCTACCGCGTCACGCTCACCAACGGCGAGATTTTTGAGACGCAAAACCCCGCCGAGTTTCCCACCCGTGACCGCATCGAAATGGTCGAGGAACCGTACATCAAGCTCTCGGTGATGCTGCCCGAGGACTACGTGGGGCCGGTGATGCAGCTCCTGCAGGAGCGCCGGGGCGCCATGCAGACGATGAACTATGTCGGCAAGCGCGTGGAACTGGTCTACGAGGTGCCGTTCGCCGAGATTCTCTACGATTTCCACGACCGCCTCAAATCCATCTCGCGCGGGTACGCCAGCATGGACTACGAGCAGCTCGGCTACCGCGAAGGCGACCTGCGCAAGGTGGACATCATGGTGAACAACGAGGTCATCGACGCCCTCGCCGTCATCGTCCACGAAACCAAGACCTACTCGCTGGGGCGCAAAATCGTGGACAAGATGGCCGAAGTCATTCCCCGGCAGATGTTCCCGGTGCCGGTACAGGCCGTCATCGGCGCCAAAATCATCGCCCGCGCCACCGTCAAGGCGTACCGCAAGGACGTGCTGGCAAAGTGCTACGGCGGCGACATCTCGCGCAAAAAGAAACTGCTGGAAAAGCAGAAGAAGGGCCGCGCCCGCATGAAGCAGTTCGGCACGGTGGAGGTGCCGCAGGAAGCCTTCCTGGCAGTGCTGAGTACGGAGGAGTAAGCAGGTTGTGGAAACGGAAACCCGCATTCCGCCGGAAGTCGCCGAGCATCTGGGCCACTACGTCTATCTGTACGTAGACCCCAGGACGGAGCAAATCTTCTATGTGGGCAAAGGCCAGGGCCAGCGCGTTCTTTCGCATCTGTCGGCGGTAGGCGAGTCACGCAAGGCGCAAATCCTGTCCGAACTCCGTCAAGCGCACCTGTCGCCGAGAATCGACATTCTGGCCCACGGCCTCCCAGACGAAGCCACCGCCTACCGAATCGAGGCGGCGGCCATCGATCTCCTGCGCATGGATTCCCTGTCCAATCTGGTGAGGGGCTGGCAAAGTGTGCGCTCTGGACGCCGCTCGCTTGGAGAACTGGTGAGTTATTACGCCGCGCCGCCAGCCGTGATTACCGACCCGGTGATGCTGATCCGGATCAACAAGCTCTACTGGCACGGGATGCCCGCGCAGGAGTTATACGAGGCCACACGGGGCATCTGGAAAGTGGCGAAATGGCGTCAGCAGGAAGTGAAATACGCGCTGGCGGTCTTTGAAGGTGTCGTGCGTGAGGTGTATACCACCGAGTCATGGCACCCGGCAGGCCAAACTCCCTACCAGACCCGCCCTGCCGAAGAGGTCAGTGACCCGCAGCGGTGGGAATTTGTCGGACACGTTGCCCCGGAAGAGGTCAGGCGCCGTTATCTCTATCACTCCGTGGCAGCTTATTTCTCCAAGCACTCGCAAAATCCGATTGCTTATCCGGATTCACCTCGGGTGCGGCGAGGTTCGCGGTAGTGGGAAGGAAAAAATGCCGTGCAGAGCGCGGGAGCGGTCTCCGCCTTCCAGTCCCGCCCTCTTCATCGCGTGAATGTCCCCCCTCGCCGGATAGATTTCACTTCCGACCGCTTTCCACAGCGCCGAGCAAAAGGTCCCCCACAACATGGTTTGGGCCTCGGTTGAACACTCATTTGCCGCCGCACCCGAGGTGATTCCGCTTCATTCCTGCACAGTCGGGAAAGCCCTGCCTGTGCATCCATATCGCGTAACCCGTATTTTTTCCTACTCGCATCCGCTCTGCTGCGCAGCTTTGCAAGTCGGATTGAATCTGAAACTACCAGATTCAATCGGAATCCGTATAAGCAATGGTGCGGACAGTTTTAGGCGGCTTTG is from Deinococcus wulumuqiensis R12 and encodes:
- a CDS encoding cation:proton antiporter, whose amino-acid sequence is MLGRLFLELGTVILALALVGRAAGRLGITPIPLYLMAGIGLGTVMHLDDTAEKFIHTGAEIGAILLLFILGLEYTSDELRTNLRANRRIGLLDLALNFTPGVVAGALLGLPPLAWVLLGGITYLTSSGIASKILSDLGRLGNRETPTILAVCVIEDVVMAFYLPVVAALLIGGSLLTVGVNLALALTAFGVTFFLAMRYGHVLSRVLNVPSDETLLLGVLGLVLVVAGAADLLKVSAAIGAFLVGIALSGEVAHRARAQIEPLRDLFAAVFFLFFGLQLDLAAVPDVLLPAALLALVTAVTKFLVGWHGAAQAGVQSRGRFRAGTTLIPRGEFSILIAGLGLGLAPVLGPLAAVYVLLTAIIGPVLARFDAALAPRVARVLGG
- a CDS encoding cation:proton antiporter regulatory subunit, giving the protein MVRLEETSLPGVGMRYDFDGRFGKRVGVIVHRDGRREMFVSLREDPDACAQSITLDEGEAEVVADLLGGSTVSRRVGQTMQDIEGLAMDWLPLERGSPFAGRALGDSQMRTRTGTSVVAVMRAGQAVPAPGPEFVLEAGDTVVVVGTAGGVRRAARLLSSGAEH
- a CDS encoding DUF4127 family protein, whose translation is MPRLLLVPPDTRPPTLDLPVSLGRMTGADMRVPPAGALPHFFTPGDTDALADWLRAEGGQADALVVCLETLCLGGMIPARRVADPLDTALRRLEVLRELKGRHPKLRIYAFGVVVRVAHDNDPHEEKPYYGDWGRELRAYSTAFDRHARHGEGERAGLDAARAAVPADILADWLGTRERNRALHLAALDLLAEGVLRHLCVTLDDTSEYGLAAYDRRMLEARADELGVWDRFDTYPGADEVPCALLTRALREGLPSARAWVRYSGTLGAGAGLIYEDRPAGELVAAHLRAAGCVPADSMQEADFILAVNTPGRRQANVQPDLATVDTPHRHLPAFVDALRRDLAAGRAVSLADIAYPNGAERRLWGLLRGFPLAGLAGYSAWNTAGNTLGSAVAFGALSPLVTDRAEHAGALFSRLVDDALYQAFVRAEVRSALDRPSPFDLGEQYPQAEQELRDRMGPRVQNLWDTHFAHLPLEFSVQPARLAWPRLFTGVFPLTVREKPSA
- a CDS encoding prephenate dehydratase, whose translation is MRGSEAAQATEQTGPVVAFQGNPGSYGEIAALNALPQVRGTRGYPTFHETVRAVETGEADFGVLPVENSLMGAIHQSIDLLTETELHVTGEVVVRVTHCLMALPGVELGDIRKVGSQQPALDQCTHLIRKHGWQPLAKHDTAGSAKDLAERGARDEAAIASRRAAELYGLNILQTEVEDEPFNFTRFMVLSRRAPAEAAPDVPHKTSLVFAVRHTPGFLVETLNELRGLNLSRIESRPRRDRAWSYLMYVDIEGRASDPQVAQALAGVLLKASYAKIIGSYPAAQGTVE
- a CDS encoding pyridoxamine 5'-phosphate oxidase family protein — its product is MSDQTMNREQPSREQAVGTVAGLIKDIKFAMLVTTTDEGHLHARPMTTQQTEFDGDLWFIGAKDSEAVHDMRARPQVNVSYADTGSNNYVSVHGTAELVEDRAKLDELWSDMYDMYFEGGKEDPNVQLIKIDARGAEYWESGGKVRTLFALAKNLIPGQKAEAGELGKNETVEL
- a CDS encoding RidA family protein → MKPALFLLPCLLASCTLTGGPVKSVPSSGTLPFSEAVQVGQTLYLSGQLGLDAQGQLVPGGVRAETLQALSNIEATLTRQGYRREHLVKCMVMLRDMKDFAAMNEVYGSWMRRPYPVRSTFGGADLALNANVEIECVAAR